From the genome of Argentina anserina chromosome 4, drPotAnse1.1, whole genome shotgun sequence, one region includes:
- the LOC126790159 gene encoding transcription factor IIIB 70 kDa subunit, which produces MVWCSACVKNVEGTSDAGRLWCSGCGKVLEDQIFSEEPTFIKNAAGQSQLAGRYVRSRESDISASRERILENAEYELRCMRNALDMGDNEEIIDIAKRFYRIAIERNFTRGRKSEQVQAACLYIACREKKKPYLLIDFSNYLKINVYVLGAVFLQLCKALRLDEHPIVQKLVDPSWFIHRFTESLPGGRDKGVMQTAQKIITSMKRDWMQTGRKPSGLCGAALYISALSHGVKCTKSDIIKIVHVCDATLTKRLVEFENTESGSLTIEEFLVKAKELDELSKQPIIADKMDNTDGSPSEQKILCEHKDFEKPYAYGLCQTCYDDFMTISGGLDGGANPPAFQRAEVERLKKASAEPIANDFCIDSIAYESLDNINQSSKFEKENSTNSGSENIGRLHMEPESDGAAMENTALDTGTENCDEPDNLSDIDDAEVDSYLLNKEGQRYKKMIWEEMNREYIEEQAAKEEAAKAAMDINCPEAAKKLAQSTEAAVAKRRKERQLARAAEAKNATPAQTAAEAVHQILTKKRLSSKINFDVLENMFEKTEAPDVSRKRKIDSHLDNDDKLPHDSEELEFDAYKDDDLGIEQEYGDEEGIEYGDEEAIDDVTYNDYNDDGEVDENWD; this is translated from the exons ATGGTATGGTGTTCTGCCTGCGTCAAAAACGTGGAAGGAACCAGCGATGCTGGCAGACT aTGGTGTTCTGGGTGTGGCAAGGTTTTAGAGGATCAGATTTTCTCTGAGGAACCCACTTTCATTAAGAATGCCGCCGGTCAG AGCCAATTGGCTGGAAGATATGTGCGCTCCAGGGAAAGTGATATCTCCGCTTCTCGCGAAAGGATACTCGAAAACG CTGAATATGAACTGAGATGTATGAGAAATGCTTTAGATATGGGGGACAATGAAGAAATCATTGACATAGCTAAACGCTTTTATAGA ATCGCAATTGAGCGGAATTTTACAAGGGGGCGCAAGTCGGAGCAAGTACAGGCTGCATGTCTTTACATTGCATGTCG GGAAAAGAAGAAGCCGTATCTTCTTATTGATTTTTCAAACTACTTGAAGATAAATGT CTATGTTCTAGGAGCTGTGTTTTTGCAACTTTGCAAGGCTCTGAGGCTTGATGAGCATCCTATTGTTCAGAAACTTGTCGATCCCTCCTGGTTTATTCATAGATTTACTGAGA GTTTACCAGGAGGAAGGGATAAGGGGGTCATGCAAACTGCACAAAAGATTATCACAAGCATGAAACGGGATTGGATGCAG ACAGGCAGAAAACCCAGTGGACTCTGTGGTGCTGCATTATATATATCAGCACTTTCACATGGTGTCAAGTGCACTAAGTCTGATATC ATCAAAATTGTACATGTTTGTGATGCTACATTGACTAAGCGGCtggttgaatttgagaatacAGAATCTGGGAGCTTGACG attGAAGAGTTTCTCGTGAAGGCAAAGGAACTGGATGAGTTAAGCAAACAACCAATTATTGCTGATAAAATGGATAACACAGATGGCAGCCCTTCTGAACAGAAGATCCTTTGTGAACATAAGGATTTTGAGAAACCTTATGCATATGGGCTTTGTCAAACCTGTTATGATGAT TTTATGACAATTTCAGGTGGACTTGACGGAGGGGCTAATCCTCCAGCTTTCCAGCGTGCGGAAGTAGAGAGATTGAAAAAGGCATCTGCAGAGCCAATTGCTAATGACTTCTGTATTGATTCGATTGCTTATGAGAGCCTTGACAACATTAATCAGTCATCCAAG TTTGAGAAAGAGAATAGCACAAATTCAGGAAGCGAGAACATAGGACGGCTACATATGGAGCCTGAAAGTGATG gGGCTGCCATGGAGAATACAGCTCTTGACACTGGAACCGAAAATTGTGATGAGCCTGATAACTTGTCAGATATTGACGATGCGGAG GTTGACAGCTACCTCCTTAATAAAGAGGGGCAACGCTATAAAAAGATGATCTGGGAGGAAATGAACCGCGAGTACATTGAG GAGCAAGCAGCAAAGGAGGAAGCCGCCAAGGCTGCTATGGATATCAATTGTCCAGAAGCTGCAAAGAAACTTGCACAAAGTACTGAAGCAGCTGTTGCCAAGAGAAGAAAG GAGAGGCAGCTAGCTAGAGCAGCTGAAGCGAAAAACGCTACTCCAGCTCAGACTGCTGCAGAAGCTGTCCACCAAATCCTGACTAAGAAG AGACTCAGCTCAAAAATCAACTTTGATGTCCTGGAGAATATGTTCGAAAAAACT GAGGCTCCTGATGTCTCtcggaaaagaaaaattgattcACATCTTGACAATGACGACAAGTTGCCCCATGATAGTGAAGAGCTTGAATTCGATGCATACAAAGATGATGACTTGGGTATAGAACAGGAATATGGCGATGAAGAAGGAATTGAGTATGGAGATGAAGAAGCCATTGACGACGTAACCTATAACGATTACAATGATGATGGGGAAGTAGATGAAAACTGGGATTAG
- the LOC126790659 gene encoding probable glutathione S-transferase parC isoform X2 translates to MRVKIALEEKGVRYKYLEEDIFHNKSPLLLKTNPVHKKVPVLIHNDKPICESLNILQYIDHVWNDEAAPKLLAEDPYDRAKARFWVDCFDKKIADCGKKMWASKGEEQEAAATEFIESLKVLEMELGEKPFFEGEHFGLLDIAFIPFSCRFYTYEILCNFNVEKEVPKIMEWVRRCYQRDSVSNSIPDQYKVYDFVLEKKKMYGIS, encoded by the exons ATGAGAGTGAAAATTGCTCTGGAGGAAAAAGGAGTCCGCTACAAGTATTTGGAAGAAGATATTTTCCATAATaagagccccttgcttctgaAAACCAACCCTGTGCATAAGAAAGTTCCAGTTTTGATTCATAATGACAAGCCTATATGTGAATCCCTCAATATTCTTCAATATATTGATCATGTTTGGAATGATGAAGCAGCTCCAAAGCTACTTGCCGAGGATCCTTATGACAGAGCTAAGGCAAGATTTTGGGTTGATTGTTTCGACAAGAAG ATAGCGGACTGTGGTAAAAAGATGTGGGCAAGCAAGGGAGAAGAGCAAGAAGCAGCAGCGACTGAGTTTATAGAAAGCTTAAAAGTGTTAGAAATGGAGCTCGGAGAGAAGCCCTTTTTCGAAGGGGAGCATTTCGGCCTCTTGGATATTGCCTTCATACCATTCTCCTGCAGGTTTTATACATATGAGATCCTTTGCAATTTCAACGTAGAGAAAGAAGTCCCCAAGATAATGGAATGGGTGAGGAGATGTTACCAGAGGGACAGTGTTTCCAATAGCATTCCAGACCAATATAAAGTCTATGACTTCGTCttggaaaaaaagaagatgtATGGAATTAGCTAG
- the LOC126792862 gene encoding DNA polymerase alpha catalytic subunit-like: MYFFNGNFSSKFIQVKLSQMKLPASSFLLMMKRAIFNSIVKSINQKPTKLHEEESSRDFWSRLRCPNCPEEGNVGRLSPPMIANQVKRQAEGFISMYYRGVMMCDDETCKCTTQVSTSSLLVILRLE, from the exons ATGTACTTTTTCAATGGAAATTTCAGTTCAAAGTTCATTCAAGTGAAGCTGTCACAAATGAAACTTCCAGCTAGTTCTTTTCtgttgatgatgaagagag CCATCTTCAACTCCATTGTCAAGTCAATCAATCAAAAGCCAACAAAGCTACATGAAGAGGAATCTTCTAGAGATTTTTGGTCCAGATTGCGTTGTCCAAATTGCCCTGAGGAAGGCAATGTAGGCAGACTGTCTCCTCCGATGATAGCAAATCAG GTCAAGAGGCAAGCAGAAGGTTTTATTTCGATGTACTACAGGGGCGTAATGATG TGTGATGATGAAACTTGCAAATGCACCACACAAGTCTCAACCTCCAGCTTGTTGGTGATTCTGAGATTGGAATAG
- the LOC126792863 gene encoding DNA polymerase alpha catalytic subunit-like yields the protein MPKSQGFHPQIFERSCMQDVASELKNEIAKMSLNVSGFSMAPVKRNYAFERSDIPIGENYVLKINYPFRYPPLSADLKGETFSALLGTHSSALELFLVKRKIK from the exons ATGCCGAAGAGTCAAGGATTTCACCCACAGATTTTCGAAAGAAGCTGCATGCAG GACGTGGCTTCAgaattaaagaatgaaatagcCAAGATGAGTCTCAATGTATCTGGTTTTAGCATGGCACCTGTCAAG AGGAACTATGCTTTTGAGCGATCTGACATACCTATAGGGGAAAATTATGTGCTGAAGATCAATTATCCATTCCGG TATCCCCCACTATCAGCCGATCTAAAAGGAGAAACTTTTTCTGCTCTTCTTGGAACTCATAGCAG CGCGTTGGAACTTTTCCTTGTTAAAAGGAAGATAAAATGA
- the LOC126790659 gene encoding probable glutathione S-transferase parC isoform X1, with product MAHQEVVLLGFWTSSYVMRVKIALEEKGVRYKYLEEDIFHNKSPLLLKTNPVHKKVPVLIHNDKPICESLNILQYIDHVWNDEAAPKLLAEDPYDRAKARFWVDCFDKKIADCGKKMWASKGEEQEAAATEFIESLKVLEMELGEKPFFEGEHFGLLDIAFIPFSCRFYTYEILCNFNVEKEVPKIMEWVRRCYQRDSVSNSIPDQYKVYDFVLEKKKMYGIS from the exons ATGGCTCATCAGGAAGTGGTTCTTCTTGGGTTCTGGACAAGTTCTTATGTCATGAGAGTGAAAATTGCTCTGGAGGAAAAAGGAGTCCGCTACAAGTATTTGGAAGAAGATATTTTCCATAATaagagccccttgcttctgaAAACCAACCCTGTGCATAAGAAAGTTCCAGTTTTGATTCATAATGACAAGCCTATATGTGAATCCCTCAATATTCTTCAATATATTGATCATGTTTGGAATGATGAAGCAGCTCCAAAGCTACTTGCCGAGGATCCTTATGACAGAGCTAAGGCAAGATTTTGGGTTGATTGTTTCGACAAGAAG ATAGCGGACTGTGGTAAAAAGATGTGGGCAAGCAAGGGAGAAGAGCAAGAAGCAGCAGCGACTGAGTTTATAGAAAGCTTAAAAGTGTTAGAAATGGAGCTCGGAGAGAAGCCCTTTTTCGAAGGGGAGCATTTCGGCCTCTTGGATATTGCCTTCATACCATTCTCCTGCAGGTTTTATACATATGAGATCCTTTGCAATTTCAACGTAGAGAAAGAAGTCCCCAAGATAATGGAATGGGTGAGGAGATGTTACCAGAGGGACAGTGTTTCCAATAGCATTCCAGACCAATATAAAGTCTATGACTTCGTCttggaaaaaaagaagatgtATGGAATTAGCTAG